The window TCAGTGATCAGGTTGCCCAGTCCCAGCACACCCAGCCCGGCCAGATGCTTCTTGGATTCCTGCAGAGACCATAGCAACGTCCCAGCCGGGAGGCTCCGCCGGGAGGCCGGGCCGAGCCCTCAGCCGcctgcccggccccggctcGCGGTGGCACCGCCCTACCTTGTCGAGGACGctgtccccctccagctgccccgCCTCATTGATGTTGCCGAAGAGGAACCCGGCCAGAGAGAAGGGCTCGGCGCGGCCGCCATCCGCCTCCTCCTCGCTCTCCGAGTCTGACATCGCGCCAGCGCCACCCGGAAGCGGAAGCGCGACCCCGGCGCTCCCCGCGGGAAACCCCGCCCCGCCTGCCgcgccccgcagcgcccccccgcggcccggcccgccccaAGGAAGCGCGGAGGCTCCGGCCTTCACCGAAAAATCGTTTATTGCGTTTAAGAAACGGGGTCTGGCTTTCCACAGGAAAGAACTACGTTTAGAACAGGTGCGTTACAAACAGCAGGGTGAGTTAATACGACAGCCAGAGAGATGAGGAAAGGTTTATTACAACTTAattctgcataatttaaaaaaaaaataataatcatcCTTTAAAACTGTTAGCTGTAATACAAATACTTTTACAGTATAAAATCAAGTTGCCAGTGTATGTATCAGTACCACACTTCAGAGTCTTGGGCTCCCACTGCTGATGGGCCCCGCAGCCCACCCAGGGGGTTGGGACCCCCGTGAGCCCTGGCCGCCTCCCCGGGGGCAGCCCAAGCAGCACCAAGGTTCCCACAAAGCCAGGTTTAGCACAGGGGGACAAAGCACAGTGAGGCTCTTCTAgttttaatttcacagaaataattgcaGCTGTAAACTGGAGAAAGCACTTAGACATTTAAGCGTGCCTCGTAACATCCTTTGGACATAGAATTCCTGAACTGCTCAGCTCCCCTGTGGATGGCTTCagctatatttaaaaacataagtatttcagaaacaattcAAACCGAAAGATTAAAAACGGTCTCTGCATAGAGTCtcttttgcaaattaaaacatacaCATTGGGTTTCTATCCAGTAATAAACCGAGGAATCTTGAACAGTTCGGGAAACCCGCACAGCTTAACCCAGGTTTTCTGATCTcctgaaaacagacaaaatccagctgcagggctggatgAAGTCTGTATTTGTTACCTGCCCACAGGCAAAAAGCAGGAGGAACAGAATGGATTGTAGACTGAAGCACTGGACTACTTACAATAAAATGCACCAAGaaatgggggaggggggtggttgAGCCACAGACTGAGAATGCCCACCTAATGGAAAAGCTCATTCAATCCGTGCGCTCCTGAAGCTCGTTCTCATGaaaagcagaggctggaggaaaccagctgtcagccagcagGACTTTTGCTCCTggcagaaagcaacagaaatataAGGCATCTAAATGGCTATTGATGAGGTACTCCAAAGTCAGTAAAAGGTTTTTGACAGTCCAAAGTTCACTTTCCGCTCATTTTCATCATTACTGCGTTATTCTCCTCAGTACTATTGTGCAACCCATTTATTAGGTAATCTACATGGGGATAAAGTGTTCTACCATGATGTAATCAATAATGTAATCAATTCAAACAAATTAAGTAGTTGACTTTTATCTGACCATACTCTCTTCCAGTTAACACCAGGATGGCTGCTCTGTGAGCCTCCAGAAACAGGGTCAGGGCTGTGCAATAATACTTGCTCAAAGgttttcttcacaaaattaTTGTAATCCAGTTAGGAATAACCACAAAAGATGCACAACAAAGATTTGAAtatgtaaaaaagtaaaaactttaaaacagtAGTAGCTTCGGTACAAAATCGCAAATatatgtaggaaaaaaaaaaaaaaaaagaggtgccTGTTGTTGAAATTAAGTCTATTAAGAGCAGTTCAAAGATATCACAAATCTTTTAAAGTACATCTGTGAATGAAGCAAAGGTTATGGGCTTGCACCAGGGTAACTAGACAGTTGATTTAGGCCTGaccagcattaaaaaaaaacatgcactggcttaaataaatacattttaaacatgaTAAAGTCTATGTACTCAGTTACTGAAATTTACCTATAGAAAATAATCTTGAATTACAAGGCACAGAGTTAATTGCTGCCTGCGAGTCAAGCCCACACTAAAGGCCTACTACTAAAGTAAAGGCAGAACGTGGTGAGTAGAGGTTACCTCACTGAAATACTCCTATGCCCTCACAGCGTGCAGGGCACTGCAATAGGAGCCACATCTGGAACAGCACTTCTTCTATGAGTGCAAAAGATGCAAAGACACTCCAGGCAATGGCACTTggtgaagaaaaatatgcagagTCTCTAGGCTTCTGCAAACATCATGCATAACAGGTGTTTTGGTGTTGCCTGCAATCAGGCAATGTTTGGAAGTCAGTGTTGGTTCACTAGCCACACATACTAGTATTTGGATTAACTGCAGTTTAAAATCTATGGGTTGCAGTTTCAGTAGGAGCATTCCTCAGATATGCAAAAGTTGCAGTTAAGTGTCAGCATCAGTTACACCAGCTGAAGAAAGGCACATCCTCTTCAAAGAGGGGAATCAGGGCACAAATACAAATGTTTCTATCCACTGGGTATTTTTGCCCGTATCAGATAAAGCAAGGTCAAATTAACACAAGATCCCCAATAACCTTGTTGATGTATTTTCTGCTATCTTGCTAAaatgaggctttttttctgcccaGGGTATACACCAGTGCAGTTTTGCATGTGTGGGAATCACAAGAAAGCAAGTTCTGAATTACCAATTGAGGCTGCATCCGGACAAAGACAGCACTGTCAACTTCAGACAACAAAGCCCAGTCCAGCACCATTGGTTTCACACAAAGTATCTTTGAAGCATGCTGCTTTCATACCACCAAGCTGTAAGGGTAAGTCTAAGGAAGGTTTCATGCGCTCACTCCTCAGCTGGTCCCGGAATCACACATAAAGAACAGTGCAcatcctgaaaataaaagccagctGCCACTCACTAAAGCTGCtaaagaaagtttaaaagtaCATAAACAGACCTTCAGTTAAAAGAGTTTATAATAACTGATCACCTAGTAGGGAAGAAAAACTGTCCAGGTAAACCTATCCAGTGCCTGGCTAACAGTTAAAAACTTAAACTGAAACCATCATTGAGTTGCCAGGACAAAATAAGGGTTTCTGGTTCCTGTAAACAGAAACTCCAAATTTTCTGTGAGTATTCTCCCAGAAAACCAATAAAGGAATTTGCTGTAAAAATCTCAGGTTGTGGCCCCAAAAACATTAGGGACTTAAGCAATGAATTCCTCAAGAACAAATGGGCTGCTATCAAGTCTCTGGGATTCATCAAAGGGATGACACTGAAAATCCCATTTTGATAAGTGTCATCCCAACTACCTCAGTCAGTCCGAGAAGATAACCGTTAACTTTATTCTCAGGGTGCAAAGCCTCAGTTCAGATGATTATGGAAGACCTGCATCTAAATTACTCTTCCACCTCTCCAATTCAAAAGTATGAAAAAATCACTCATTTGAGTGACTCATCATTATTCCAAGTTCCTTATATCAGAAGAAATCAGCTCCTGCTTCTATTAACAAATGCAGGTGTTCCCTGGGTCCTGCTCATTGCATTAAACATGCCTTATACTAACTCTGCGTATAAACGATCACAGTTCACTATAAGGTGAATCTCAGTAATATCTCAGGTATTTTTGCATGTAAACAAATTGTTTTCAAGCTTTAAACTGACAAATTAAAACAACTGGACAGCCAGACTTCTGTTTGTAAAACCAATTCAATCAGTAAATAAGCgatgggaaaagcagcagctacacTTAAAGCCAAGTTATCAGAATTTGctattttcagcaaaatctaGTAACTGACAGCTATGTAGTAAAGAAGTCTGGCTTCAAAGAAGTCCCTTCTTCTATTTTCCTCCACTAAATAAAGACAGAAGCCAAGTGATGCCTGGAGAAGCTGAAGACCAGAACTTTAGAAATAAAGTAGATATTTGACCTCtcagttggggggggggggggggaacccaaactgttctgtttcagtatCCCTGAAGCAGTAAGACTGCAAGAATATTTGTTGCATAAACCATTTCTGCTTAGAGCTGTTAGTGCAAGATGCAAATCTTCAATTTAACTCATTAAAGAACCCTCCAATATTCAACTTCGAACATCCATCACCCAAGGTAACTACAATAAGACACATTTTCTTGCGTTCTTCTTTGTCACAGGATACAGAACCGCACGCACAGCTTCAGCAAACACCTCCCGAACACCCTCCTGATTCAGCGCTGAGCACTCCAAATATTTGACTGCTCCAATTTGTTTAGCCAGCGAAGTCCCCTGCTGCGGGGTAGTGGGAGACAAGCTTTGCTCTTTCAACTTTTTAACTGTTTCCAGGTCATTTCTCAAGTCTCTCTTCGTGCCCACTAAAAGAACGGGAACATTTGGACAGTGGTGAGAAACTTCAGGATGCCATTTGTGCCTTACATTTGCATAGGAAGAGGGGCTGCCGATGGAGAAACAGATGACAAATACATTGGTTTGAGGATACGAGAGCGTGCGCAGGCGGTCATATTCCTCCTGGCCCGCAGTGTCCCAGAGATTCAGGCTAACTGTCCGGCCATCAACAGTCATTTGGGCACTGTAGTTGTCGAACACAGTAGGGATGTACTCTTCTGGGAAGGCATTGGTGGTATAGCTGATGAGAAGACAAGTTTTTCCCACAGCACCATCTCCAACAACTACGCACTTTATAGTCTGCATTCTTTACCCAGAAACAAAGTCctgcacaaagcaagaaaaaatgttaGGAAAAGCACACTCAATTATAGTCATTTTAAAGATAAGCTTTAGCAAGTGTTTTTAATGTTGCTAACACTTTCTTATCACAGCTAGACACACTCAGTGTCTCAGAAGCCATTATGAAGAGCTCACAGGCTAGAAAGACAATAGTGAAATGGAGATGCAATGACTTGAGAGCTCCGTGACAAGTGACTGCATTCCAACCATGTAAGTACAAATTCCCACAGTCTGGCCTTACTGCCAGTCAGTTTCCCACAGGCAAAGGGACAAGTCCTTAGAGGTACCTGCAAATGGAAAGGGATCATGACCTCAAACCTAGTAACAAGATACTCTGTCATTTGTAGgttcacacacatacacctcTGTACACCTGTACACACACACTCCAAGATTCACACTTCTCGTCTACATAGTCTCCTGCCTAAACAGTTTTAGCGTAAAGAAAGGtcaaaaaattatataataaaccaaaatacttgTGCTGGGCTGCACTGCTACTGTTTACTATAATAATTCACTCAATTCAGAATTAATCAGACATCAAGAAACTGCATTAGAGGACACCAGATAAAAGCTCCATAAAGTAGCACATAccagaaaagctgttctttgaAATATAACTAGCCATAGTACCCAGATTAGAATACATAAAGAATTTTTCTAAGAAGCCAAGAACAGATTATTCTCACTAATCAGTGACAGAACAAGCAGAACTTAATAGGCTTCAGCCAAACTAAAGAAAGCTTATACCgagtatttgaaaaatacatgctgTAAAAGATCAGCAAACAGCTTTCCTAGGCAAACTGGGGAATTGTTACAGGAGATATTTGACACTTAAATGTCAAATTTCCTGGTAAAGTGAAGAGTAGGTTTGATAATCAAATGGATATAGCCTAAAACTCAATTCATTCCAAATTTTCATCATATGAACAGCAGGAACTTTGGAAATAGCATGGAATATAAGCAGTCATTTGTTGTATGCTAAAGCTTCCACTGCCAGCCTGAACAAGAAGGAACTTGCATCTGCCTTCTCACCCAAATGCCTTTGAGGTACGATCAGTAATCCTCAACTTGCACCCAGCAGCAAATACGCTGcttcaaagagaagaaacaaacagtGGGAGGAACTATACTGCATATTCCAGAAAGATCACAGCTCCAAACCCATCAAAATAGCAAAAGGAACatataaaaaggagaaatagtGAAGTATTTCACTTCTAAAACTTATGAGACCCCCTTCCTTCAACTTTCTCTTCAAGACCATCCAAACAAATCAACAGCTCATTCCTATTTAAGTCTTAGCTTTGTCCTTTTTGACAGTCTTTATCTATATCCATATCCTGCTGTCTTCCCACTGGGAACACACATGATTCTGCTGTACTAAGTGAAAACAGACTACATTAAGTTTTGGTACAAAGCCATAACAGGCAACTCCAGTGATATAGACTGTGGTCACTACAACATGCAGTTCTTAAGGAAGTATCcatgtatgtacacacacactATTGAAAACCAATCACTGGTGAGAAGCAGTGCAGAAACCTTGTCCAGAAAGACCCAGCAGGACATCGGAGGGGAAAAATTTGGAGGAAAACAAGCTGAAAGAAGATGCAGAAGCAGTTTACCCTTTTCGAAAATGGCAGGAATTAGATTTCTAAAACAACATGAATCACCTGAAATGAAATCTGGCAAAAACTTTTGAGCTTTGGCAGAAAGGCATAGATGTGAGTTTCAgcatacagcaaaaaaaatcagtcactCCATTTAAAGGCTCCAGTCAAATGTAAAGAGATGTGTACGCAACTGCATATTGTAAAGGTATCAGTAAAATGAAGAACAGCACTGACCATCAAAAGCTGACAGTAGGACTGCGTATATTATTCCAGAACAGTTGTACCAAGATTTTCATTTAACAGGGctagggagagaaaaaaaaaaaaagaagaaaaattttaaaaaaaaaggtctatCAAATTAGAGGCTTAGAAACATTTCAGGCATTTTGCAAACCCCAAAATTGAAACCccttgtaaaataaaactatgtAAAATGTCACAAATTCAACATTTTTAGCATTGTATTATTAATAAAGGTTGACCACTGTTACTGGCAGCATACAATACAACATAATATTCCTGAACACAAAGGGTCTAATGCTACAAGCAAACAGTGACAGAAAGGCAGGTGTATTTTAATACTATAGCACTGCTGTACCTTAAGATGTAACTGTTAACTCACCATCCTAGTCTCTACTGCTGCTGTCCATGTAGGGCAGATCACTACCTGCTTTGAGACACTGCCACAGTCTctccagcagcaaggctgcctTCAGAAGTTTCCAAACCACgtttccccttcccacccaggTAGCACGCCACCTCCTAAGCTGTGACCACACACTGAAAAAGGGTGAGGAGTTGTTTCATCCAGTTTACCAACAAGTACCACAATCAACTGTGTTGGTACAACCAAGCCAGTGGTAGCATATGGTGGAAATGAATCATGGGGGAGGAACACCACACACTGCAACTGCTGCCAAATCATCACTGGACTGCAGCACAGAGatattttaaagcttaattCCTGCATTTACTTCAAACCACTGAAGTATCGGAAGATGCTGTGC of the Falco naumanni isolate bFalNau1 chromosome 14, bFalNau1.pat, whole genome shotgun sequence genome contains:
- the LOC121097394 gene encoding rho-related GTP-binding protein RhoG-like, translating into MQTIKCVVVGDGAVGKTCLLISYTTNAFPEEYIPTVFDNYSAQMTVDGRTVSLNLWDTAGQEEYDRLRTLSYPQTNVFVICFSIGSPSSYANVRHKWHPEVSHHCPNVPVLLVGTKRDLRNDLETVKKLKEQSLSPTTPQQGTSLAKQIGAVKYLECSALNQEGVREVFAEAVRAVLYPVTKKNARKCVLL